A window of Leclercia adecarboxylata contains these coding sequences:
- the pstB gene encoding phosphate ABC transporter ATP-binding protein PstB: MSMVNAAPGKLSVRDLNFYYGKFHALKNINLDIAKNQVTAFIGPSGCGKSTLLRTFNKMYSLYPEQRAEGEILLDGDNILTNTQDIALLRAKVGMVFQKPTPFPMSIYDNIAFGVRLFEKLSRADMDERVQWALTKAALWNETKDKLHQSGYSLSGGQQQRLCIARGIAIRPEVLLLDEPCSALDPISTGRIEELITELKADYTVVIVTHNMQQAARCSDHTAFMYLGELIEFSKTDDLFTKPAKKQTEDYITGRYG; this comes from the coding sequence ATGAGTATGGTTAATGCTGCTCCGGGTAAACTTTCGGTTCGTGACCTGAACTTCTACTACGGTAAGTTCCATGCCCTGAAGAACATCAACCTGGATATTGCCAAAAACCAGGTTACGGCGTTTATTGGTCCGTCTGGCTGCGGTAAGTCCACGCTGCTGCGTACCTTTAACAAAATGTATTCGCTCTATCCTGAGCAGCGCGCCGAAGGTGAAATCCTGCTGGACGGTGACAACATTCTCACCAATACCCAGGATATCGCCCTGCTGCGCGCGAAAGTGGGTATGGTGTTCCAGAAACCGACCCCGTTCCCGATGTCCATTTATGACAACATCGCCTTTGGAGTCCGCCTGTTTGAGAAACTCTCCCGCGCCGATATGGATGAGCGCGTACAGTGGGCATTGACCAAGGCCGCATTATGGAACGAAACCAAAGATAAACTTCACCAGAGCGGGTACTCTCTCTCCGGTGGTCAGCAGCAGCGTCTGTGCATTGCGCGCGGTATCGCTATCCGTCCTGAAGTGTTGCTGCTGGATGAGCCGTGCTCAGCGCTGGACCCGATCTCCACCGGGCGTATCGAAGAGCTGATCACCGAGCTGAAAGCGGATTACACCGTGGTTATCGTGACGCACAACATGCAGCAGGCTGCCCGTTGTTCCGACCACACTGCATTTATGTACCTGGGCGAGTTGATTGAGTTCAGTAAAACGGACGACCTGTTCACCAAGCCTGCGAAGAAACAAACAGAAGACTACATCACCGGACGCTACGGCTGA
- the phoU gene encoding phosphate signaling complex protein PhoU, with the protein MDNLNLNKHISGQFNAELESIRTQVMTMGGMVEQQLSDAITAMHNQDSELAKRVVEGDKNVNMMEVAIDEACVRIIAKRQPTASDLRLVMAIIKTIAELERIGDVADKICRTALEKFSQQHQPLLVSLESLGRHTVQMLHDVLDAFARMDLDEAVRIYREDKKVDQEYEGIVRQLMTYMMEDTRTIPSVLTALFCARSIERIGDRCQNICEYIFYFVKGQDFRHVGGDELDKMLAGKDPKE; encoded by the coding sequence ATGGATAATCTCAATCTTAATAAACACATTTCCGGCCAGTTTAACGCCGAGCTGGAAAGTATCCGCACCCAGGTGATGACCATGGGCGGTATGGTAGAGCAGCAGCTCTCTGACGCGATCACCGCGATGCACAACCAGGACAGCGAGCTGGCGAAGCGCGTGGTGGAAGGCGACAAAAACGTCAACATGATGGAAGTCGCTATCGATGAGGCCTGCGTGCGCATCATCGCCAAGCGTCAGCCAACGGCGAGCGACCTGCGTCTGGTTATGGCGATCATCAAAACCATTGCTGAGCTGGAGCGTATTGGTGACGTGGCGGATAAGATCTGCCGCACTGCGCTTGAGAAGTTCTCCCAGCAGCACCAGCCGCTGCTGGTGAGCCTGGAGTCGCTGGGGCGCCACACCGTGCAGATGCTGCATGACGTGCTGGATGCCTTTGCGCGTATGGATCTGGATGAAGCGGTGCGTATTTACCGGGAAGACAAGAAAGTCGACCAGGAATATGAAGGCATTGTGCGTCAGCTGATGACCTACATGATGGAAGACACGCGAACCATCCCAAGCGTCCTTACCGCCCTGTTCTGCGCCCGTTCAATCGAGCGTATCGGTGACCGTTGCCAGAACATTTGCGAATACATTTTCTACTTCGTTAAGGGGCAGGATTTCCGTCACGTCGGCGGGGATGAACTGGATAAGATGCTCGCGGGTAAAGATCCGAAAGAGTAA
- a CDS encoding carbohydrate porin, translated as MFRINIITSAILMMAPLGYTWSASLTVEQRLELLEKALQETRAELQQYKNKEIVKTEAVSPAKKPDAVLVKTEDKNTDTLYSSMTMKDFSQFVKDEIGFSYNGYFRSGWGTASHGSPKSWAIGSLGRLGNEYSGWFDLQLKQRVWQEGNKRVDAIVMLDGNVSQQYSTGWFGDNAGGENYMQFSDMYVTTQGFLPFAPEADFWVGKHGAPKVEIQMLDWKTQRTDAAAGIGLENWKVGPGKVDIALVREDVDDYDRELKNKQQINTNTIDLRYKELPLWDKATLMLSGRYVAANQSSSEKYNQDNNGYYAWKDTWMVGTTLTQKLKTGGFNEFSALLANNSIASSFSRYAGSSPFTTFNGRYYGDHTNGTAVRLTSQGEMYLSDRIIVANALVYSFGNDVYSYETGAHSDFESIRAVVRPAYIWDKYNQTGVELGYFKQKNTDVNDNKYYESGYKTTLFHTFKVNTSLLTSRPELRFYGTYIKAQETELDNFTFEDQKKDQFAIGAQAEIWW; from the coding sequence ATGTTCAGGATAAACATTATTACCTCTGCCATTTTAATGATGGCACCACTCGGGTATACCTGGTCGGCATCGTTAACGGTGGAGCAGCGCCTTGAATTACTGGAAAAGGCGTTACAAGAAACCCGGGCAGAGTTACAGCAGTATAAAAATAAGGAGATTGTTAAAACAGAGGCCGTCAGCCCGGCGAAAAAACCCGACGCCGTGCTGGTTAAAACGGAGGATAAGAATACCGATACCCTTTATTCCTCAATGACCATGAAAGATTTTAGCCAGTTTGTAAAAGATGAAATTGGGTTCAGCTATAACGGCTATTTCCGCTCCGGCTGGGGAACGGCGTCTCACGGCTCGCCGAAATCCTGGGCGATAGGCTCGCTGGGCCGTCTGGGCAATGAATATTCCGGCTGGTTCGATTTACAGCTCAAGCAGCGGGTCTGGCAGGAGGGTAATAAACGCGTCGATGCCATTGTGATGCTGGACGGTAACGTCAGTCAGCAATACTCAACCGGCTGGTTTGGTGATAACGCGGGCGGTGAAAACTACATGCAGTTTTCCGACATGTACGTGACGACGCAGGGGTTCCTGCCGTTCGCGCCGGAGGCGGATTTCTGGGTGGGTAAACACGGTGCGCCGAAAGTCGAGATCCAGATGCTGGACTGGAAAACCCAACGCACTGACGCTGCCGCGGGTATCGGGCTGGAAAACTGGAAAGTGGGCCCCGGCAAGGTGGATATTGCGCTGGTGCGTGAAGACGTTGACGACTACGACCGTGAACTGAAAAACAAGCAGCAGATAAACACCAACACCATCGACCTGCGTTACAAAGAGCTGCCGCTGTGGGATAAGGCCACGCTGATGCTCAGCGGGCGCTATGTGGCCGCCAATCAAAGCTCAAGCGAGAAATACAATCAGGACAATAACGGCTATTACGCGTGGAAAGACACCTGGATGGTCGGGACGACCCTGACGCAGAAACTGAAGACCGGCGGCTTCAATGAGTTCTCCGCGCTGCTGGCGAATAACTCCATTGCCAGCAGCTTCTCACGTTATGCGGGCTCCAGCCCGTTCACCACCTTTAACGGGCGATACTACGGCGATCATACCAACGGGACGGCGGTGCGCCTGACGTCACAGGGGGAGATGTACCTGAGCGATCGCATTATCGTCGCTAACGCGCTGGTCTACTCCTTCGGCAACGACGTCTACAGCTATGAGACCGGCGCACACTCCGATTTTGAGTCCATTCGTGCCGTTGTGCGTCCGGCTTATATCTGGGACAAATATAATCAGACCGGCGTTGAACTGGGTTATTTCAAACAGAAGAACACCGATGTAAATGATAATAAATATTATGAGTCAGGCTATAAAACCACGTTGTTCCATACTTTTAAAGTCAATACCAGTTTGTTGACCTCCCGCCCGGAATTACGTTTTTATGGGACTTACATTAAAGCGCAAGAGACGGAATTAGATAATTTCACCTTTGAAGACCAGAAAAAGGATCAGTTTGCTATTGGCGCGCAGGCTGAAATCTGGTGGTAA
- a CDS encoding alpha/beta hydrolase-fold protein, which translates to MKRMKTALSVISLCLFLGQSAFSADLPVAPDPAHPLSQYITQVNADKSVTYRYFAPSAKSVSVVTGIPTPENIHPMTKDASGLWSWRGPVMQPNLYEYFFNVDGVRSIDTGTAMTKPQRQVNTSMVLVPGSILDVNPVPHGDLITLTYHSAALKSERQLFVWTPPGYNGQGKPLPVLYFYHGFGDTGRSAIDQGRIAQIMDNLLAAGKITPMLVVVPDTETDAEGIVPETYVPNERRKAFYPLNAQAADRELMNDIIPLISQRFNVRDDADGRALAGLSQGGYQALVSGMNHLERFGWLATFSGVTTTTVPDAGVTARLNDPQAINKQLRNFTLVVGSSDMVTGKDIAGLKAELEQRNIRFDYHEYPGLNHEMDVWRPAYAQFVQKLFK; encoded by the coding sequence ATGAAACGAATGAAAACAGCTTTATCCGTTATTTCGCTCTGTTTATTTCTCGGGCAATCGGCATTCTCGGCAGATCTCCCTGTCGCCCCGGATCCCGCTCACCCGCTGAGCCAGTACATCACTCAGGTAAATGCCGATAAGTCGGTGACGTATCGTTACTTCGCGCCATCGGCGAAAAGCGTATCGGTGGTGACAGGGATCCCGACCCCGGAAAACATCCATCCGATGACCAAAGATGCCTCGGGCCTCTGGAGCTGGCGAGGGCCGGTGATGCAGCCCAACCTCTATGAATATTTCTTCAACGTTGACGGTGTACGCAGCATTGATACCGGCACGGCGATGACCAAGCCGCAGCGCCAGGTAAACACCAGCATGGTGCTGGTGCCGGGCAGTATTCTGGATGTTAACCCGGTCCCGCATGGCGATCTTATTACTCTGACCTATCATTCGGCGGCGCTAAAGTCAGAACGTCAGCTATTCGTCTGGACGCCGCCGGGCTATAACGGCCAGGGAAAACCGCTGCCGGTACTCTACTTCTACCATGGCTTTGGCGACACGGGGCGTTCGGCTATCGATCAGGGGCGTATCGCGCAGATTATGGATAATTTGCTTGCCGCCGGAAAGATTACCCCGATGCTGGTGGTGGTGCCGGATACCGAAACCGATGCTGAGGGCATTGTTCCTGAAACTTACGTGCCGAACGAGCGGCGCAAAGCTTTCTATCCATTAAACGCCCAGGCTGCCGATCGGGAGCTGATGAACGACATCATCCCCCTCATCAGCCAGCGTTTTAACGTGCGTGATGATGCCGATGGCCGGGCGCTGGCCGGATTATCCCAGGGGGGATACCAGGCGCTGGTCTCCGGAATGAACCATCTGGAGCGGTTCGGCTGGCTGGCGACCTTTAGCGGCGTCACCACCACCACGGTGCCGGATGCCGGGGTCACTGCGCGCCTGAACGATCCGCAGGCCATCAACAAACAGCTGCGCAACTTCACCCTTGTGGTGGGGAGTAGCGATATGGTCACCGGCAAGGATATCGCCGGGCTGAAAGCGGAGCTGGAGCAACGCAACATCCGCTTTGACTACCACGAATACCCCGGCCTGAACCATGAAATGGACGTCTGGCGCCCGGCTTATGCGCAGTTCGTGCAGAAGCTCTTTAAATAG
- the yieH gene encoding 6-phosphogluconate phosphatase, with amino-acid sequence MSQIEAVFFDCDGTLVDSEVICSRAYVTMFQEFGITLDLEETFKRFKGVKLYEIIDIINAEHGVSLAKADLEPVYRAEVARLFDAELEVIAGANTLLDAMTVPMCVVSNGPVSKMQHSLGKLQMLHHFPEKLFSGYDIQRWKPDPAMMFHAAKAMNVNVENCILVDDSSAGAQAGIAAGMEVFYFCADPHNPPLDHPKVTVFTELAQLPALWKARGWNITR; translated from the coding sequence ATGTCTCAGATTGAAGCGGTATTTTTCGACTGCGACGGTACGCTGGTCGACAGTGAGGTCATCTGTTCCCGGGCGTATGTCACCATGTTCCAGGAATTTGGTATCACGCTCGATCTCGAAGAGACGTTCAAACGCTTTAAGGGCGTGAAGCTCTACGAAATCATCGACATCATCAACGCTGAACACGGTGTTAGCCTGGCGAAAGCGGATCTTGAGCCTGTTTACCGCGCCGAGGTCGCACGCCTTTTCGACGCCGAACTGGAGGTCATCGCAGGTGCCAACACCCTGCTGGATGCGATGACGGTGCCGATGTGCGTGGTCTCTAACGGCCCGGTCAGCAAAATGCAGCACTCCCTTGGCAAGCTGCAGATGCTGCACCATTTCCCGGAAAAACTGTTCAGCGGCTACGATATCCAGCGCTGGAAGCCCGATCCGGCAATGATGTTCCATGCGGCTAAAGCGATGAACGTCAACGTGGAAAACTGCATCCTGGTGGATGACTCCAGCGCAGGCGCGCAGGCGGGGATCGCCGCGGGCATGGAGGTATTCTATTTCTGTGCCGATCCGCACAACCCGCCGCTCGACCATCCGAAGGTCACGGTCTTCACCGAGCTGGCACAGCTGCCGGCACTGTGGAAAGCGCGCGGCTGGAATATTACCCGCTAA
- the adeP gene encoding adenine permease AdeP yields MSQQHTTQSSGAGLLERVFKLREHGTTARTEVIAGFTTFLTMVYIVFVNPQILGVAGMDTSAVFVTTCLIAAFGSILMGLFANLPVALAPAMGLNAFFAFVVVQAMGLPWQVGMGAIFWGAVGLLILTIFRVRYWMIANIPVSLRVGITSGIGLFIGMMGLKNAGVIVANPETLVSIGKLTSHSVLLGVLGFFIIAILASRNIHAAVLVSIIVTTLLGWMLGDVHYNGIVSAPPSVSTVIGHVDLAGSLNLGLAGVIFSFMLVNLFDSSGTLIGVTDKAGLADEKGKFPRMKQALFVDSISSVTGSFIGTSSVTAYIESSSGVSVGGRTGLTAVVVGLLFLLVIFLSPLAGMVPPYAAAGALIYVGVLMTSSLARVKWDDLTEAVPAFITAVMMPFSFSITEGIALGFISYCVMKAGTGRWREISPCVMVVALLFVLKIAFIDA; encoded by the coding sequence ATGAGTCAACAACACACTACCCAGTCTTCTGGCGCGGGTTTGCTTGAGCGCGTGTTTAAACTGCGCGAACACGGCACAACGGCACGCACCGAAGTGATCGCCGGTTTCACTACCTTCCTGACGATGGTCTATATCGTTTTCGTGAACCCACAAATTCTGGGCGTTGCTGGCATGGATACCAGCGCCGTCTTCGTTACGACCTGTCTTATCGCCGCGTTCGGCAGCATCCTGATGGGGCTGTTCGCTAACCTGCCGGTTGCTCTGGCACCGGCGATGGGCCTGAACGCCTTCTTCGCCTTCGTCGTGGTTCAGGCGATGGGCCTGCCGTGGCAGGTGGGCATGGGCGCCATCTTCTGGGGCGCCGTTGGTCTGCTGATCCTGACCATTTTCCGCGTGCGTTACTGGATGATTGCCAATATCCCGGTCAGCCTGCGCGTGGGCATCACCAGCGGTATCGGCCTGTTCATTGGCATGATGGGGCTGAAAAACGCCGGTGTGATCGTGGCGAACCCGGAAACGCTGGTCAGCATTGGTAAACTGACCTCCCACAGCGTGCTGCTGGGCGTGCTGGGCTTCTTTATCATCGCTATTCTGGCCTCGCGCAATATCCACGCGGCGGTGCTGGTGTCGATCATCGTCACCACCCTGCTGGGCTGGATGCTGGGCGACGTGCATTACAACGGCATCGTCTCCGCGCCGCCGAGCGTCTCCACGGTGATTGGCCATGTTGATCTGGCGGGCTCGCTGAACCTGGGCCTGGCAGGGGTGATCTTCTCCTTCATGCTGGTGAACCTGTTTGACTCCTCCGGTACGCTGATTGGCGTGACCGACAAAGCCGGTCTGGCGGATGAAAAAGGCAAATTCCCGCGCATGAAGCAGGCGCTGTTTGTGGACAGTATCTCCTCCGTGACCGGCTCCTTTATCGGTACCTCCTCCGTGACTGCCTACATCGAATCCTCTTCCGGGGTTTCTGTTGGTGGCCGTACCGGTCTGACTGCGGTGGTTGTTGGCCTGCTGTTCCTGCTGGTGATCTTCCTCTCTCCGCTGGCCGGTATGGTGCCGCCGTATGCTGCCGCTGGTGCGCTGATCTACGTGGGTGTGTTGATGACCTCCAGCCTGGCGCGCGTGAAGTGGGATGACCTGACCGAAGCGGTTCCGGCGTTTATTACCGCGGTGATGATGCCGTTCAGCTTCTCTATTACCGAAGGGATTGCGCTGGGCTTTATCTCTTACTGTGTGATGAAGGCGGGTACCGGACGCTGGCGTGAAATCAGCCCGTGCGTCATGGTTGTTGCCCTGCTGTTCGTGCTGAAGATTGCGTTTATCGACGCCTAA
- a CDS encoding NADPH-dependent FMN reductase, giving the protein MSDTLKVVTLLGSLRKGSFNGMVARTLPKLAPEGMEITALPSIGDIPLYDADVQQEEGFPAAVEALAEQIRQSDGVVIVTPEYNYSVPGGLKNAIDWLSRLPEQPLAGKPVLIQTSSMGAIGGARCQYHLRQILVFLDAMVMNKPEFMGGVIQNKVDPQTGEVVDQSTLDHLSGQLSAFGKYIQRVKA; this is encoded by the coding sequence ATGTCTGATACGTTGAAAGTTGTTACGTTACTGGGAAGCCTGCGCAAGGGTTCTTTTAACGGGATGGTTGCCCGCACCCTGCCTAAGCTGGCCCCCGAGGGTATGGAAATCACCGCTCTGCCTTCGATCGGTGATATTCCACTGTACGACGCGGATGTGCAGCAGGAAGAGGGATTCCCGGCAGCCGTTGAAGCCCTGGCCGAGCAGATCCGCCAGTCAGACGGCGTGGTGATCGTGACCCCGGAATATAACTATTCCGTGCCGGGCGGTTTAAAAAACGCGATTGACTGGCTCTCTCGTCTGCCGGAACAGCCGCTGGCGGGTAAACCGGTGCTGATCCAGACCAGCTCAATGGGGGCGATTGGCGGCGCGCGTTGCCAGTATCACCTGCGTCAGATCCTGGTGTTCCTGGATGCGATGGTGATGAACAAGCCGGAGTTTATGGGTGGAGTGATTCAGAACAAGGTCGACCCGCAGACGGGTGAAGTTGTTGACCAGAGCACGCTGGATCATCTGAGCGGTCAGCTGAGCGCGTTCGGGAAGTATATTCAGCGGGTAAAAGCGTAA
- a CDS encoding 4'-phosphopantetheinyl transferase family protein, with amino-acid sequence MATHFARGTLTEGWMVSTRLSPSCHNEARKLPEHRRLRFLASRALLAELMFMLYGTSELPEVVTEPEGRPVFADPELPRFSIAYAGNIVGLVLTTEGDCGLDMELQRTIRSLDGTHAHDAYPLSSNENLWVRNQNDPNEARAQLITLRQSIRKLSGEANDCASLLQLLPGSGRLRASRAAQVEAISDAEDVLIWSIAVTPAIEKLKIWEYDGRPGWHSLPDVPARANEPAARLMRLTSLPAEKAIILT; translated from the coding sequence ATGGCAACGCATTTTGCAAGAGGGACACTGACCGAAGGATGGATGGTTTCGACCAGACTCTCGCCTTCCTGCCACAACGAAGCGCGGAAACTTCCTGAACATCGTCGGTTACGGTTTTTGGCCTCCCGGGCTTTGCTCGCGGAGCTGATGTTTATGCTTTATGGCACCAGCGAGCTTCCGGAGGTCGTTACCGAACCGGAGGGCCGCCCGGTTTTCGCCGATCCTGAGCTTCCCCGTTTTTCCATTGCTTATGCCGGCAATATCGTGGGTCTGGTCCTGACCACGGAGGGCGACTGCGGTCTGGATATGGAGCTGCAGCGAACCATTCGCAGCCTGGATGGCACCCACGCGCATGACGCCTACCCGCTGTCCAGCAACGAGAATTTATGGGTGCGTAATCAGAACGACCCCAACGAAGCCAGAGCGCAGCTCATTACCCTGCGTCAGAGCATACGTAAGCTGTCAGGCGAGGCCAACGACTGCGCCAGCCTGCTGCAACTGTTACCGGGCTCCGGTCGTCTGCGTGCGTCCAGAGCCGCGCAGGTCGAAGCCATAAGCGATGCCGAAGACGTGCTGATCTGGTCGATTGCCGTCACCCCGGCCATTGAAAAATTAAAAATCTGGGAATACGACGGCCGCCCTGGATGGCACAGCCTGCCGGATGTTCCCGCCCGCGCCAACGAACCGGCGGCTCGCCTGATGCGGCTGACCAGCTTACCGGCGGAAAAAGCCATTATCCTCACCTGA
- the yidZ gene encoding HTH-type transcriptional regulator YidZ: MKKPLSSLDLNLLLCLQLLLQERSVTKAAKRMNVTPSAVSKSLAKLRDWFDDPLFVKTPLGLLPTPLTVSLEQDLADWMQIGNQILDKFHHDSPGGLTFELAAETPLMLIRFNTLLEQVNQRYPQATVKMRHWDYDSLDAITRGEVDLGFTGRETHPRSRELLKLMPWFLDYEILFSDRPCVYLREDHPALQEAWNLETFLRYPHISIFWERSDTWALDEVLREMGRTRNIAMSLPGFEQSMFMAAQPGHNYIATAPHYCHHYNQLHQRNLVTLPIPIDEAQAQKLTVPFTLIWHKRNSHNPKTLWLRETIKALYGSPLR, encoded by the coding sequence ATGAAGAAGCCCCTCAGCAGTCTCGATCTTAACCTGTTGTTATGCCTGCAGCTTTTGCTGCAGGAGCGTAGCGTCACCAAAGCCGCGAAACGGATGAACGTCACGCCGTCCGCGGTGAGTAAATCGCTGGCCAAGCTGCGCGACTGGTTTGACGATCCGCTGTTTGTGAAGACCCCACTGGGGCTGCTGCCGACGCCGCTGACGGTAAGCCTGGAGCAGGATCTCGCCGACTGGATGCAGATTGGCAATCAGATCCTCGATAAATTCCACCATGACTCCCCCGGCGGCCTGACCTTTGAGCTGGCGGCAGAAACGCCGCTGATGCTGATCCGCTTTAACACTCTGCTGGAGCAGGTGAATCAGCGTTACCCCCAGGCCACGGTGAAGATGCGTCACTGGGATTACGATTCGCTGGACGCCATTACCCGCGGGGAGGTCGACCTCGGTTTTACCGGGCGTGAAACGCATCCCCGCTCCCGCGAACTGCTGAAGCTGATGCCGTGGTTTCTGGATTACGAAATTCTGTTCAGCGACCGTCCGTGCGTTTACCTGCGCGAGGATCACCCGGCCCTTCAGGAAGCGTGGAACCTGGAGACGTTCCTGCGCTATCCGCATATCAGCATTTTCTGGGAGCGTAGCGACACCTGGGCACTGGATGAGGTGCTGAGAGAGATGGGGCGGACACGTAATATCGCCATGAGCTTGCCCGGATTCGAGCAGTCGATGTTTATGGCGGCGCAGCCAGGCCATAACTATATTGCTACAGCTCCGCACTACTGCCATCACTATAATCAGCTCCACCAGCGTAATCTGGTTACCCTGCCCATCCCCATCGATGAAGCGCAGGCGCAAAAGCTCACCGTGCCTTTTACCCTGATCTGGCATAAGCGTAACAGTCACAACCCCAAAACCCTCTGGCTAAGAGAAACCATTAAGGCGCTGTATGGTTCGCCGTTGCGCTAA